A single genomic interval of Lentimicrobium saccharophilum harbors:
- a CDS encoding PQQ-dependent sugar dehydrogenase, which yields MTVKQKVIIVAGLVVFALAGMLGFMSSKNNMPDDENTAALNYQTYCAGCHGEKLEKFTAKKWMDEPDNASIIQSIKTGLEAEGMPAFAQTFTDAEIEELAAYVRKGIPADRSLLKPALRDGDVTKSEVQDFITETVVTGLDVPWGLAFLPGGDLLISERAGTLHRFSNGKLSPPIEGLPPIRAKGQGGLLDVCLHPDYHENGWIYIAYSALYTESGKSLSNTAIMRARLEGNRLTDQQVLFRGTPYTDRSHHFGCKLAFDGKGHLFFGIGDRGQHFDFPQELDNANGKIHRINDDGSIPADNPFANVSGALPSIYSYGHRNPQGTSIHPQTGELWVSEHGPRGGDELNLAEPGKNYGWPVISYGINYNGTILTELTEKEGMEQPVYYWTPSIAPCGMTFLTGGRYKNWENNLFIGSLRFEYLERVVMNGKSVTHTEKLLEEIGRVRNVVVSPDGLIYVATETPGKIVRLIPVEKK from the coding sequence ATGACCGTGAAACAGAAAGTGATCATAGTTGCCGGCCTGGTTGTATTTGCCCTTGCCGGTATGCTGGGATTTATGTCGTCGAAAAATAACATGCCCGACGACGAAAATACCGCAGCCCTCAATTACCAGACCTATTGCGCCGGCTGCCACGGCGAAAAGCTTGAAAAATTTACCGCCAAAAAATGGATGGACGAACCGGATAACGCCTCCATCATACAGAGCATCAAAACGGGTCTTGAAGCAGAAGGCATGCCGGCCTTCGCACAGACTTTTACAGATGCCGAAATAGAGGAACTGGCTGCCTATGTCAGAAAAGGAATCCCCGCCGACAGAAGCCTGCTGAAACCTGCCTTAAGAGATGGGGATGTTACAAAGTCGGAGGTACAGGATTTTATCACTGAGACTGTGGTGACCGGTCTGGATGTGCCCTGGGGACTGGCATTTCTGCCCGGCGGCGATCTGCTGATTTCGGAACGCGCCGGAACGCTGCACCGCTTTTCAAACGGAAAACTATCCCCGCCCATCGAAGGCCTGCCACCCATCAGGGCGAAAGGACAGGGCGGGCTGCTCGACGTTTGCCTGCATCCTGATTACCACGAAAACGGATGGATCTACATCGCCTACAGCGCCCTGTACACCGAAAGCGGGAAATCCCTCAGCAATACGGCCATTATGCGGGCCAGGCTGGAAGGCAACCGACTAACGGATCAGCAGGTACTCTTCAGGGGAACCCCCTATACTGACCGTTCGCATCACTTCGGGTGCAAGCTGGCCTTCGACGGCAAGGGGCATCTGTTTTTCGGTATCGGCGACCGGGGGCAGCACTTCGATTTCCCGCAGGAACTTGACAATGCCAACGGAAAGATCCACCGCATCAACGACGATGGCTCCATCCCTGCCGATAATCCGTTTGCAAATGTCAGCGGCGCGCTGCCTTCCATTTACAGCTACGGGCACCGGAATCCGCAGGGCACCAGCATTCATCCGCAAACCGGCGAACTCTGGGTGTCGGAGCATGGTCCCCGCGGGGGGGATGAGTTAAACCTGGCGGAACCGGGCAAGAACTACGGCTGGCCGGTGATTTCTTATGGAATCAACTACAACGGCACCATTCTGACCGAACTGACGGAAAAAGAAGGCATGGAGCAGCCCGTTTATTACTGGACCCCCTCCATTGCCCCCTGCGGCATGACATTCCTTACCGGCGGCCGCTATAAAAACTGGGAAAACAACCTTTTTATCGGTTCACTCCGGTTTGAATACCTTGAAAGGGTGGTGATGAACGGTAAGTCGGTTACGCACACCGAAAAGCTGCTGGAAGAGATCGGCCGTGTAAGAAACGTGGTGGTAAGCCCCGACGGTCTGATTTACGTGGCCACTGAAACACCCGGAAAGATCGTGCGGCTGATTCCAGTGGAAAAGAAATGA
- a CDS encoding IS5 family transposase — MQDFVSLMHKNLQIMLGKSPTKSQRELFRPMLDDFINLDHELVRLANKIDWGYFEKEFSVYYSDQGAPSVPIRLMVGCLLLKHIYNLGDDRIPEVWVRDVYFQYFCGGVFFEHKFPFDPSDFTHFRNRVGEEGIGKIFAYSVKLHGQSVHKQSKFSLSDTTVQENNTTFPTDAKLCKKVIDQCNKIAEKEDIDQRQRYTRESKQLLRDTYNGKHPRRAKKAKKSKRRLKTIANTLLRELGRKMSEEQQGKYAKELKLCYRSVNQQKNDTDKVYSLHKPFTRCIAKGKPHKQYEFGNKVGLITTGKKGKRIILAISAFLGNPFDGHTIEPLINQMISNDIKLPQEVVYDRGGRGRSEIEGVKILTPHKPKASDTIAQKHKKRKKFRSRAAIEPIIGHLKTDFRMGQNYLLGEKGIQINALMAATAWNLKKMMEKLKLEFFRFIFQTLVEPLFLFFPARKNSF; from the coding sequence ATGCAGGATTTTGTATCTTTAATGCATAAAAACCTGCAAATTATGCTTGGAAAATCACCCACAAAGAGCCAGAGGGAATTATTTCGTCCGATGCTTGACGATTTTATCAATTTGGATCATGAGCTTGTTCGTTTAGCCAATAAAATTGATTGGGGATATTTTGAGAAAGAATTCTCGGTCTATTATTCTGATCAGGGAGCACCCAGTGTTCCTATCAGGTTAATGGTTGGCTGCTTGCTCTTAAAACACATTTATAATCTTGGAGATGACCGTATTCCTGAGGTTTGGGTTCGTGATGTTTACTTTCAATATTTCTGCGGGGGAGTCTTTTTCGAACATAAATTTCCTTTTGACCCGAGCGATTTCACTCACTTTCGCAATCGTGTGGGAGAAGAAGGAATAGGCAAAATATTTGCATACAGTGTAAAACTGCACGGGCAATCTGTTCACAAGCAATCGAAGTTTTCCTTGTCAGATACAACCGTTCAGGAAAACAATACTACGTTTCCAACAGATGCCAAATTATGCAAGAAAGTTATAGACCAATGCAACAAAATAGCTGAGAAAGAAGATATTGATCAACGGCAACGATACACCAGGGAGAGTAAGCAACTGCTACGCGACACTTACAATGGCAAGCATCCCCGACGAGCCAAAAAGGCAAAAAAGTCAAAAAGACGTCTAAAGACCATTGCCAATACGTTGTTGAGGGAGCTGGGTCGAAAAATGAGCGAGGAACAGCAAGGGAAGTACGCAAAAGAACTGAAACTCTGTTATAGATCTGTCAACCAGCAGAAAAACGACACCGACAAGGTTTACAGCCTTCACAAGCCCTTTACCCGTTGCATAGCCAAAGGCAAACCACATAAGCAATATGAGTTTGGCAACAAAGTAGGGTTGATTACCACTGGCAAAAAAGGGAAGAGGATTATTTTAGCCATCAGTGCATTTTTGGGTAACCCCTTCGATGGCCACACGATTGAGCCTTTGATTAATCAAATGATTAGCAATGACATAAAGCTACCTCAGGAAGTGGTTTATGACCGGGGAGGAAGAGGAAGGTCAGAGATTGAAGGTGTAAAGATCCTGACACCCCATAAACCCAAGGCCAGCGATACAATTGCTCAGAAACATAAGAAACGTAAAAAGTTCAGATCACGGGCAGCTATCGAGCCAATTATCGGACATCTGAAAACAGATTTTCGAATGGGACAGAACTACCTTTTAGGAGAGAAAGGCATACAAATCAATGCTTTGATGGCTGCAACCGCATGGAATCTGAAGAAAATGATGGAAAAACTCAAACTAGAGTTTTTTCGTTTCATTTTTCAAACGCTGGTTGAGCCTCTTTTTTTATTTTTTCCCGCTCGGAAAAATAGTTTTTAA
- a CDS encoding TonB-dependent receptor — protein MPIKGLTFILSVALLLLSGQTNIFSQNTGQLPAGTQSPDTAIVLEKITIEGFRLSRYQRLFPGNLAVVSGDELVPADGTNLAATLNTIPGVNMQSGTYATNRIVIRGMGSRTPYNTNRIRSYLNEIPLTTADGISTPEDIDAAGLGRIEVIRGPASALYGSGLGGSINLFTPEKLQQEGIFNLSYGSFNTLRTGFSGTVNTAKSGWWGSLSHLNSGGYRDNNEFKRTTFITTGRWRQPKWSMKSTLMLTGSEGEIPSSLGKTQFENEPRAAAANWAAIEGFKRIRKTLAGTTLTNSLSPRLSSQLTLHGKWSDNFEKRPFNNLGDQTLSAGIRGKLSYNRPATDWVLGIDWSTEQYKWRLDLDGILLNENRENRDLLGLFGIMNYRPAPRLSISLAAALNHIRYRLTDLFAGDGDQSGNRHFPVIISPRFGINYAANNHLTFYVSAGHGFSMPSPEETLLPAGTVNPDIRPEQGMQYEAGTRMNLLNKALEAEISFYWIALDDLLLTKRITEDIFTGINAGKTRHQGMELLLRSRILNSGNFPGKLKTTFSYTFSRNRFIDFTDDGNTYDGNELPGIPEHYAQLQLNWNPAEKLELSTHLQYTGNQLINDANTMAYEGYFLLNLKALAQFHLKKTGKLRVFAGVNNLTNTHYASMLLVNAPAFGNNEPRYYYPGLPRHFYAGVEVRF, from the coding sequence ATGCCAATAAAAGGCCTGACATTTATTCTCTCCGTTGCCCTGCTGTTACTGTCAGGCCAGACAAATATTTTTAGTCAGAATACCGGTCAGCTCCCGGCCGGCACTCAGTCGCCGGATACAGCCATTGTCCTGGAGAAGATCACCATTGAAGGCTTCCGTCTGAGCCGGTATCAGCGTTTATTCCCGGGAAATCTGGCTGTTGTTTCCGGCGATGAGCTTGTCCCTGCCGACGGCACCAACCTGGCCGCCACGCTCAATACTATTCCCGGCGTAAACATGCAGAGCGGCACTTACGCCACCAACCGCATTGTGATCAGGGGAATGGGGAGCCGCACGCCATACAACACCAACCGTATCAGGTCCTACCTCAACGAAATCCCCCTGACCACCGCCGACGGCATTTCAACCCCCGAAGACATTGATGCTGCCGGCCTTGGCCGGATTGAAGTGATCCGGGGGCCGGCATCCGCGCTGTATGGTTCGGGACTGGGAGGAAGCATCAACTTATTCACCCCCGAAAAGTTGCAGCAGGAGGGCATATTCAATTTAAGCTACGGAAGCTTCAACACCCTCAGGACCGGTTTCTCGGGAACGGTCAATACCGCAAAATCCGGCTGGTGGGGCAGCCTCAGCCACCTGAATTCGGGCGGTTACCGCGATAATAATGAATTCAAACGCACAACCTTCATCACCACGGGCAGATGGAGACAACCCAAATGGTCGATGAAATCCACACTGATGCTGACGGGTTCGGAGGGTGAGATTCCGAGTTCGCTGGGCAAAACACAGTTTGAAAACGAACCCCGGGCAGCAGCCGCCAACTGGGCCGCGATTGAAGGCTTCAAGCGGATAAGGAAGACTTTGGCGGGAACCACCCTTACCAACAGCCTGTCGCCCCGCCTCAGCAGTCAACTTACCCTTCACGGGAAGTGGAGCGATAACTTCGAAAAAAGACCTTTCAACAACCTCGGCGATCAGACCCTGAGTGCCGGAATCCGTGGAAAGCTGAGCTATAACCGGCCTGCCACCGATTGGGTGCTTGGCATTGACTGGAGTACGGAACAGTACAAATGGAGGCTTGATCTGGACGGCATCCTGCTGAATGAGAACCGTGAAAACCGCGACCTGCTGGGCTTGTTTGGCATTATGAATTACAGGCCTGCCCCCCGCCTCAGTATTTCGCTGGCCGCGGCCCTGAACCATATCCGCTACCGGCTCACCGATCTGTTCGCCGGTGATGGCGACCAGTCAGGCAACCGCCATTTCCCGGTAATTATCTCTCCGCGGTTCGGAATCAACTATGCCGCCAACAACCACCTTACTTTTTATGTTTCGGCGGGTCATGGATTCTCCATGCCTTCGCCCGAGGAGACCCTCCTGCCTGCCGGAACCGTAAATCCGGATATCAGGCCCGAACAGGGCATGCAGTACGAAGCCGGCACACGCATGAATCTGTTGAACAAAGCATTGGAGGCAGAAATTTCCTTTTATTGGATAGCACTTGACGACCTGCTGCTGACCAAACGCATCACCGAAGATATTTTCACCGGAATCAATGCCGGAAAAACCCGTCACCAGGGAATGGAGTTGCTGCTGCGGAGCAGGATCCTCAATTCAGGAAACTTTCCGGGAAAACTGAAAACCACTTTCAGTTACACCTTCTCCCGGAACCGTTTTATCGATTTTACCGACGATGGAAATACTTATGATGGCAATGAACTTCCCGGCATCCCTGAACATTACGCGCAATTGCAACTAAACTGGAACCCGGCAGAAAAACTGGAATTGAGCACGCACTTACAATATACCGGCAATCAACTTATCAATGATGCCAATACAATGGCGTATGAAGGATATTTTCTGCTGAACCTGAAAGCCCTGGCTCAGTTTCACCTGAAGAAAACCGGAAAGCTCAGGGTATTTGCAGGTGTCAATAACCTGACCAATACACACTATGCTTCCATGCTGCTGGTGAATGCCCCGGCTTTCGGCAACAACGAACCGCGTTATTATTATCCTGGTCTGCCCAGACATTTTTATGCGGGGGTGGAGGTCAGGTTTTAA
- a CDS encoding tail fiber domain-containing protein, with amino-acid sequence MKKISILILMLLLQGSILLSQVAINIDGSLPDNSAMLDVQSTSKGLLIPQMSMAQRNSILLPAPGLLVFQNDATAGFYYNAGSRMVPNWKLVGSNAGPWLYSGTTIYYNAGNVGIGTSSPAARFHVANGDALINGLTVGRGPWNIANNTVLGMQALQNGDAGTGITAIGAMALANATEQSDLVAVGDSALYNNGLNAVQSYHGTENTAVGPKSLYSNTTGFWNTALGYRAMYANTGGYYNTAVGHRALECNTTGYQNTACGFPALKSNTQGERNAAFGSASLQTNTIGNYNSAFGYATLYSNTTGSSNVAIGLRALYSNTDRSDLVAIGDSALYNNGLNVSASYHATSNTAIGSNALYSNTVGYSNTAIGSGALYSNTYGYYNTAIGSEALYSDAYGCYNTALGYEALEKLGTYASGYGNCAIGYRSLEDLSDGSNNTAIGRSSLSNLSSGEDNVAVGDASGPYQWAGTSHCSRGTMLGVAAGVSQDFAENFTALGYYAEVDASYQVRIGNDNVTSIGGYTGWTTLTTDESYQFNVRENVAGLDFILKLRPVTYQMDVEKLADFRSKRRKNRPDSLENEKLLRLEAEGRQQKSMEVYSGFVAQEVEKAALETGYDFSGLDVPKSESGLYGLRYAEFVVPLVKGMQEQQAIIENQQKQIDELLKRIKELEAHR; translated from the coding sequence ATGAAAAAGATTTCAATATTAATTTTGATGTTACTGCTTCAGGGCAGTATACTTTTATCCCAGGTAGCCATAAACATCGATGGTAGCCTCCCGGATAATTCCGCCATGCTGGATGTGCAAAGCACTTCAAAAGGCCTTCTCATCCCGCAAATGTCTATGGCCCAGCGTAATTCCATTCTGTTGCCTGCCCCTGGGCTGCTGGTTTTCCAGAATGATGCGACAGCAGGTTTTTATTACAATGCTGGTTCCAGGATGGTGCCAAACTGGAAACTGGTGGGCAGCAATGCTGGTCCATGGCTTTACAGCGGAACAACGATCTATTACAATGCAGGCAATGTGGGCATCGGGACCTCCAGCCCGGCGGCGAGATTCCATGTTGCAAACGGGGATGCCCTGATCAACGGGCTGACCGTGGGCCGGGGTCCATGGAATATCGCTAACAATACGGTACTGGGTATGCAGGCCTTGCAAAATGGTGATGCAGGCACCGGGATTACCGCCATAGGCGCGATGGCCCTGGCCAATGCCACGGAACAATCCGACCTGGTGGCGGTGGGCGATAGCGCCCTTTACAACAACGGGCTGAATGCTGTACAATCATACCACGGCACAGAAAATACTGCCGTGGGGCCCAAGTCCCTGTACTCCAACACCACCGGTTTCTGGAACACTGCCCTGGGCTACAGGGCGATGTACGCCAATACCGGGGGATATTACAACACGGCAGTGGGACACAGGGCACTGGAATGCAACACTACAGGCTACCAAAACACCGCATGCGGATTCCCAGCCCTGAAGTCCAACACCCAGGGGGAACGTAATGCGGCTTTTGGCAGTGCTTCCCTCCAGACAAACACCATCGGAAACTATAATTCCGCGTTCGGATACGCAACTCTTTATTCCAATACCACGGGCTCCTCCAATGTCGCTATCGGATTGCGTGCCTTATACAGCAACACGGACCGGAGTGACCTCGTGGCAATCGGCGACAGCGCTTTGTATAACAATGGCCTTAACGTATCTGCTTCGTATCATGCAACTTCCAATACCGCCATAGGATCTAATGCTCTGTACTCAAATACCGTTGGATATTCGAATACAGCAATAGGAAGTGGGGCACTTTATTCAAATACCTATGGATATTATAATACTGCAATTGGAAGTGAGGCGCTTTATTCAGATGCATACGGTTGTTACAATACAGCCTTAGGCTATGAGGCATTAGAAAAATTAGGTACTTATGCAAGTGGGTATGGGAATTGCGCCATCGGATACCGTTCGCTTGAAGATTTGTCAGACGGCTCTAATAATACTGCGATAGGTAGATCCTCACTAAGTAACTTGTCATCAGGGGAGGATAATGTAGCAGTGGGAGATGCGTCTGGACCATATCAATGGGCGGGAACTAGCCATTGCTCACGTGGTACAATGTTAGGAGTGGCTGCAGGTGTTAGTCAAGATTTCGCTGAGAACTTTACCGCACTTGGATATTATGCCGAGGTAGATGCCTCATACCAGGTGAGGATTGGAAATGATAATGTAACCAGCATCGGCGGTTATACCGGGTGGACCACTCTTACCACGGATGAAAGTTACCAGTTCAATGTCAGGGAGAATGTGGCCGGCCTGGATTTCATCCTGAAACTGCGACCGGTTACCTACCAGATGGATGTCGAAAAACTGGCGGACTTCAGGAGTAAACGCCGTAAAAACCGGCCTGATTCATTAGAAAATGAAAAGCTCCTCCGGCTGGAAGCAGAGGGCCGGCAGCAGAAATCCATGGAGGTTTATTCGGGTTTCGTTGCCCAGGAGGTCGAAAAAGCCGCTCTGGAAACAGGATATGATTTCAGCGGGCTGGATGTCCCTAAAAGCGAATCCGGACTTTACGGATTGCGCTATGCCGAGTTTGTGGTGCCACTGGTTAAAGGCATGCAGGAACAGCAGGCGATCATCGAAAACCAACAAAAGCAGATAGATGAACTGCTGAAGAGAATCAAAGAACTGGAGGCGCATCGTTAA
- a CDS encoding glycosyl hydrolase family 95 catalytic domain-containing protein, with the protein MKNNIFTLLFFSLCTLGYGRVHSPDIDSSWMIVVKNPENYIGIALANGRIGLTPAEIPFKVKSVILNNVYEKESDLGVSKIMEGINFAGLNITIDGETVDLQSVSGWQQVLNMKEAYLETSFVFKNKASISYRTCALRGMPYMALTDVKITSLHQSINISVSGVIHTPQDLLPGISTFRILKDNEIQMPLLQSNAVSRYHRNKISATASFIFEKESPELSHVLVDEYEHHLNFKSVKGKGQTLSFAWAGAVCTSGDFADPQNESERMVIYLMRDNKAKAMSQHKELWEELWKGDIIIEGDKESQKDVRLALYHLYAFAAPNTGLSIPPMGLSSRIYNGHVFWDTELWMFPPLLVFNGQIAASLLDYRINRLEKAKQKASVYGYQGAMYPWESDDTGEEATPSWALTGTFEHHITADIGIAIWNYFRVTHDTAWLKSKAYPVLAEIAAFWVSRAEKNEDGSWSVNNVVGANEFAPNVNDNAFTNGSVITVLKYAAKAASVLGLQYDKLWDEVSGNLKILKMENGVTREHAEYNGEIIKQADVNLLSYPLEVITDRDQVKSDLEYYEPRIAPEGPAMSHSILSILYARLGEAEKAFRLFKKGYVPNKRPPFGALAETADFDNTYFATGAGGLLQAVIFGFGGLHLTDAGIVQQTPCLPVHWKSLTITGVGIHKATYRVVQPSGQKR; encoded by the coding sequence ATGAAAAACAATATATTCACACTACTCTTCTTTTCTTTATGTACCCTGGGCTATGGCCGGGTGCATTCACCTGATATTGATTCATCATGGATGATTGTCGTAAAAAATCCAGAGAACTACATAGGTATTGCGCTGGCAAACGGAAGAATCGGTTTAACCCCGGCGGAAATTCCGTTTAAGGTAAAATCCGTTATTCTCAATAATGTTTATGAGAAAGAATCTGATCTGGGCGTCAGTAAAATTATGGAAGGCATAAATTTTGCCGGCCTGAATATAACAATTGACGGGGAAACTGTTGACCTTCAGTCGGTATCCGGATGGCAGCAAGTACTGAATATGAAAGAGGCTTATTTAGAGACTTCATTTGTTTTCAAAAACAAAGCAAGCATATCGTACCGGACCTGCGCCCTTAGGGGTATGCCTTATATGGCACTTACGGATGTAAAGATCACCTCTTTACATCAATCAATCAATATCAGTGTTTCGGGCGTAATCCACACACCGCAGGATCTCCTTCCGGGGATTTCCACATTCAGGATTCTGAAAGATAATGAAATTCAGATGCCTTTGTTGCAATCCAACGCGGTCAGCAGGTATCACAGGAATAAAATTTCAGCCACAGCCTCATTTATTTTCGAAAAAGAATCGCCTGAACTCAGCCATGTCTTAGTGGATGAATATGAGCATCATCTGAATTTTAAAAGTGTAAAGGGAAAAGGACAAACCCTGAGTTTTGCCTGGGCAGGTGCGGTATGCACTTCCGGCGATTTTGCCGATCCTCAGAATGAATCGGAGCGGATGGTAATTTATCTGATGCGCGACAACAAAGCTAAAGCCATGAGTCAGCATAAAGAGCTTTGGGAAGAATTGTGGAAGGGCGATATAATCATTGAAGGGGATAAAGAATCGCAAAAAGACGTCAGGTTGGCATTGTACCATTTATATGCTTTTGCAGCGCCCAATACCGGTCTGAGCATCCCTCCCATGGGCCTTTCATCAAGGATATACAACGGGCATGTATTCTGGGATACAGAGCTCTGGATGTTTCCCCCGTTGCTTGTTTTCAACGGGCAGATAGCCGCTTCCTTGCTCGATTACAGGATAAACCGGCTTGAAAAGGCAAAACAAAAAGCTTCTGTTTACGGGTATCAGGGCGCCATGTACCCCTGGGAATCAGACGACACAGGGGAAGAAGCTACGCCCTCGTGGGCACTTACCGGTACATTCGAGCATCACATCACTGCAGATATCGGAATTGCCATCTGGAATTATTTCCGTGTGACACATGATACAGCCTGGCTTAAAAGTAAGGCTTATCCGGTGCTGGCTGAAATTGCGGCATTCTGGGTTAGCAGGGCTGAAAAAAATGAAGACGGGTCATGGTCTGTCAACAATGTGGTGGGAGCCAATGAATTTGCCCCCAACGTGAATGACAATGCCTTTACCAACGGGTCTGTTATTACGGTCTTAAAATATGCTGCAAAAGCCGCATCAGTGCTTGGATTGCAATACGATAAGCTTTGGGATGAAGTTTCAGGTAATCTGAAAATTCTGAAAATGGAGAATGGCGTTACCCGCGAACATGCTGAATATAACGGGGAAATCATTAAGCAGGCGGATGTGAATTTATTGTCTTATCCTCTTGAGGTGATTACAGACAGAGATCAGGTTAAATCTGACCTTGAATATTATGAACCAAGGATAGCTCCCGAAGGCCCTGCCATGAGCCATTCAATTTTATCCATACTTTATGCCAGGTTGGGTGAAGCGGAAAAAGCATTCCGGCTATTTAAAAAAGGATATGTTCCCAACAAACGCCCTCCTTTTGGCGCTCTTGCCGAAACGGCAGACTTTGACAATACGTATTTTGCTACCGGCGCCGGGGGGCTCCTTCAGGCTGTTATATTCGGTTTTGGCGGTCTGCATCTGACAGATGCGGGGATTGTCCAACAAACCCCCTGCCTGCCGGTTCACTGGAAAAGCCTTACAATTACAGGTGTTGGCATACATAAAGCGACTTATCGTGTAGTACAACCCTCTGGTCAAAAGAGATAG